Proteins encoded by one window of Molothrus ater isolate BHLD 08-10-18 breed brown headed cowbird chromosome 12, BPBGC_Mater_1.1, whole genome shotgun sequence:
- the CNEP1R1 gene encoding nuclear envelope phosphatase-regulatory subunit 1, giving the protein MNSLDQAEDLKAFERRLTEYIACLQPATGRWRMILIVVSVCTATGAWNWLIDPETQKVSFFTSLWNHPFFTISCITLIGLFFAGIHKRVVAPSIIAARCRTVLAEYNMSCDDTGKLILKPRPHVQ; this is encoded by the exons atGAACTCCCTGGACCAGGCTGAGG ATCTCAAAGCTTTTGAAAGAAGACTTACTGAATACATTGCATGTTTGCAACCAGCTACAGGACGTTGGAGAA TGATTTTGATAGTGGTGTCAGTCTGCACAGCGACTGGGGCTTGGAACTGGTTAATAGACCCAGAGACACAAAAG GTATCATTTTTCACGTCACTTTGGAATCACCCATTTTTCACAATTAGCTGTATTACCCTAATAGGCTTGTTCTTTGCTGGAATACATAAAAGAGTGGTGGCACCATCAAT TATAGCAGCCCGATGCCGAACTGTTTTGGCAGAATATAATATGTCCTGTGATGAT actggaaaattaattttgaaaccTAGGCCTCATGTTCAATAA